A single Nitrospira sp. DNA region contains:
- a CDS encoding DegQ family serine endoprotease, with amino-acid sequence MNTILKAAVWGGGVLALAGLTVMALGPAPPPAAATAAVTTQALPAQGFADIAQAVTPAVVNIVTTRAQGKDSHAQPEEFFNFPFPFSPHGPRDFRAPRSPRGEPDMPEHRGSGQGSGVLVTPDGYVLTNNHVVDGARGLTVTLPDKREFKGKIVGTDPKTDLAVVKIDGKNLPYVAWGDSSKLRAGDYVLAVGNPFGLNSTVTLGIVSALGRGKMGITQYEDFIQTDAAINPGNSGGALVSTAGELVGINTAIFSRTGGYQGVGFAVPTSMGKPVFESLVKTGHVTRGYMGVNIQDVTSELSASFALKEATGALISEVKEDSPAEQGGLKAGDVVLAYQGQPVADGVALQRLVTKTPIGTRAVVTVIREGHEKTLNVTIGELSEPVRTARGDPESGDHALAGVAVQDLDRQTAKELGLTAKTQGVVVTGVEPDSGAEQAGLQPGDVIREINRKPVASVKDFEKLASGAKKGERVLVLINRRGATLFLSVKV; translated from the coding sequence ATGAATACCATCCTCAAAGCAGCCGTATGGGGGGGCGGCGTCCTGGCGCTGGCCGGGTTGACGGTCATGGCCCTTGGACCGGCGCCACCGCCGGCAGCTGCTACGGCTGCGGTCACGACTCAGGCGCTTCCAGCGCAGGGGTTTGCCGACATCGCACAGGCAGTCACACCGGCGGTGGTGAATATTGTCACGACGCGCGCTCAGGGCAAAGACTCGCACGCGCAACCGGAGGAGTTCTTTAATTTCCCCTTTCCCTTTAGCCCGCACGGGCCGAGGGATTTTCGCGCCCCGCGCAGCCCGCGCGGGGAACCGGACATGCCGGAGCATCGTGGCAGCGGGCAGGGCTCGGGCGTGCTCGTCACGCCGGATGGCTACGTGTTGACAAATAATCACGTGGTAGACGGGGCAAGGGGACTGACCGTCACGCTGCCAGACAAGCGGGAGTTCAAGGGGAAGATTGTCGGAACCGATCCCAAGACCGATCTGGCCGTCGTGAAAATTGACGGGAAGAATCTGCCATACGTGGCCTGGGGGGATTCCTCGAAGTTGCGTGCGGGCGACTATGTGCTAGCCGTGGGCAATCCCTTTGGGCTCAATTCCACGGTGACGCTGGGCATCGTGAGCGCGCTGGGCCGTGGCAAGATGGGCATTACGCAGTACGAGGACTTCATCCAGACGGACGCAGCAATCAATCCGGGGAATTCCGGCGGGGCGTTGGTAAGCACGGCAGGCGAACTGGTCGGGATCAACACGGCTATCTTCTCGCGGACCGGCGGCTATCAGGGGGTCGGGTTTGCCGTGCCGACGAGCATGGGCAAGCCGGTGTTCGAGAGTCTCGTGAAGACCGGGCACGTCACGCGCGGCTATATGGGCGTGAACATCCAGGATGTGACGTCGGAGCTGTCCGCATCCTTCGCATTGAAGGAGGCAACGGGCGCGCTCATTAGCGAGGTGAAGGAGGACAGCCCCGCCGAGCAGGGGGGGCTCAAGGCCGGCGATGTGGTGCTCGCTTATCAGGGGCAGCCTGTCGCTGATGGCGTGGCGCTGCAGCGGCTGGTGACGAAGACGCCGATCGGCACAAGGGCTGTCGTAACGGTTATCCGCGAAGGGCATGAGAAAACCCTGAACGTGACGATTGGCGAATTGTCGGAGCCAGTCAGGACGGCTAGGGGGGACCCTGAATCAGGTGACCATGCATTGGCCGGGGTGGCCGTTCAGGACCTAGATCGTCAGACAGCGAAGGAACTGGGTCTGACGGCAAAGACGCAGGGCGTCGTCGTCACCGGCGTGGAGCCCGACAGCGGGGCCGAGCAGGCGGGCCTGCAGCCGGGGGACGTGATTCGGGAGATCAACCGAAAGCCGGTCGCCTCCGTCAAGGATTTCGAGAAACTGGCCTCAGGGGCGAAGAAGGGCGAGCGTGTCCTCGTGCTGATCAACCGCCGCGGCGCAACGCTGTTTCTGTCGGTGAAGGTATAG
- the rimO gene encoding 30S ribosomal protein S12 methylthiotransferase RimO gives MARKTLPMAPAKLARHATTKPHRRAVIQPTPSQPAAKTTLGFVNLGCTKNQVDAEIMLGSLAAHGFQLSSDPDQAEVIIINTCGFIEEAKQESINAIIEHGELKQAGSCKVLIAAGCLAQRYQGELLQELPELDGVVGTGEIGRIAEICKKLLTPKRNQSRVFISQPPYLYDELAPRVRLGWSHSAYVKIAEGCNRNCAFCAIPLMRGKQRSRPIESIVAEATQLAAEGVKELNLISQDTVNYGVDLGLRDGLPALLKQLVKVTGLRWIRPFYLYPQQVTDELIALYAGEETLAKYIDMPFQHINDALLKRMHRLGGKADLTALVERFRTRVPGLTFRTAFIVGFPGETDAAFAELRDFVREMDFDRVSAFLYSHEDGVPSELLDGKVDRAVMNERRNELLAVQEPIALAKSRAMVGRTVEALVDGASEETEHLLEARHEGLAPEIDGVIYINEGMAVPGELVRVRITDATTYDLVGHIVN, from the coding sequence ATGGCACGCAAGACACTCCCCATGGCCCCGGCTAAACTGGCACGCCACGCCACGACAAAGCCGCATCGGCGCGCGGTAATTCAACCCACCCCAAGCCAGCCGGCAGCAAAGACGACACTCGGCTTCGTCAATCTGGGCTGCACGAAGAACCAGGTGGATGCGGAGATCATGCTGGGCTCGCTTGCTGCACATGGTTTTCAGCTGTCGTCCGACCCTGATCAGGCGGAAGTCATCATCATCAACACATGCGGCTTCATTGAAGAAGCGAAGCAGGAATCCATCAACGCCATCATCGAGCACGGCGAACTCAAACAGGCGGGCTCCTGCAAGGTGCTCATCGCGGCCGGCTGCCTCGCGCAACGTTACCAGGGCGAGTTGCTTCAAGAACTGCCCGAGCTAGACGGCGTGGTCGGCACGGGCGAGATCGGCCGGATCGCTGAAATTTGCAAAAAACTCCTCACGCCAAAACGGAATCAGTCGCGCGTTTTCATCAGCCAACCGCCGTATTTGTACGACGAGCTGGCGCCACGCGTGCGGCTGGGTTGGTCCCATTCCGCCTACGTGAAAATTGCCGAGGGCTGTAACCGCAACTGCGCTTTTTGCGCGATCCCACTTATGCGGGGTAAGCAGCGCAGCCGCCCGATCGAATCCATCGTCGCCGAAGCAACGCAACTCGCCGCTGAGGGCGTCAAGGAATTGAATTTGATCTCACAGGACACGGTGAATTATGGCGTCGATCTGGGGCTTCGTGATGGTCTGCCCGCATTGTTAAAGCAACTCGTCAAAGTTACGGGCCTGCGCTGGATTCGCCCTTTTTACCTCTACCCGCAGCAGGTCACGGACGAATTGATTGCTCTCTACGCTGGCGAGGAGACGCTGGCCAAGTACATCGACATGCCCTTCCAGCACATCAACGACGCCCTGCTCAAGCGCATGCACCGGCTGGGCGGGAAGGCCGATCTCACGGCACTGGTTGAACGATTCCGCACGCGCGTCCCTGGCCTGACCTTCCGTACGGCATTCATTGTGGGATTCCCGGGAGAAACCGATGCGGCGTTTGCTGAATTGAGGGACTTTGTCCGGGAGATGGACTTTGACCGCGTGTCGGCATTTCTCTATTCTCACGAGGACGGCGTACCCTCCGAGCTACTGGACGGCAAAGTGGACCGGGCGGTCATGAACGAGCGGCGCAACGAATTATTGGCTGTCCAGGAACCCATTGCGCTGGCCAAGAGCCGCGCCATGGTAGGCCGCACGGTGGAGGCGCTGGTGGACGGCGCCTCAGAGGAAACCGAGCATCTCCTGGAAGCCCGCCACGAAGGGCTCGCGCCCGAGATTGACGGCGTAATTTATATCAATGAGGGAATGGCCGTCCCAGGCGAGTTGGTGCGGGTCCGCATCACCGACGCCACCACCTACGACCTGGTCGGGCATATCGTGAATTGA
- a CDS encoding gamma carbonic anhydrase family protein, producing the protein MIRAFQGSQPVIPKSAYVEDTAVVIGDVILGEQCSVWFNAVIRGDVHYIRIGDRTNVQDLCMLHVTHETHPLVIGSDVTIGHSVVLHGCTIKDRVLIGMGAIIMDGAEIGEDSVVGAGALVTENKIVPPRSLLLGSPAKVIRPVNAKELGWIRESAQNYIKYAGQYVSNSAKSTTGFRI; encoded by the coding sequence ATGATTCGCGCCTTTCAGGGCAGTCAGCCCGTGATTCCCAAGTCCGCCTACGTTGAGGATACCGCCGTCGTTATCGGCGATGTGATCCTGGGTGAGCAGTGCAGCGTCTGGTTCAATGCAGTCATACGCGGTGACGTCCACTATATCCGCATCGGGGACCGGACCAATGTGCAGGACCTTTGCATGCTCCACGTCACGCACGAGACGCATCCGCTTGTCATCGGCAGCGACGTGACGATCGGTCACAGCGTCGTGCTGCATGGCTGCACAATCAAGGACCGGGTGCTGATCGGCATGGGTGCCATCATCATGGACGGGGCGGAGATCGGGGAGGATAGCGTCGTCGGAGCGGGTGCACTGGTGACGGAAAACAAGATCGTTCCACCCAGGAGTCTACTTCTCGGCTCACCTGCAAAAGTGATCCGGCCTGTGAACGCGAAAGAGCTGGGCTGGATCAGAGAGTCGGCGCAGAATTACATCAAGTACGCCGGCCAGTACGTAAGCAATTCGGCCAAGTCCACGACCGGATTTAGGATCTAA